The Fulvia fulva chromosome 11, complete sequence genome segment tgtcgaggctagttatcggtatcgacaatcatttcctctatatcgtcctatgtcctactaccctatacgtcctagtctacgcctatcggctatatactaaaggggaggcgggcctagttagattccctcgccgtagctagtagagcacgtggcctcccgtacgccctaggttacgtatcctttatatcgttctcggccctagggcgcttatacccgaccgccgctagttagttccggtataggctagccttacggtcgccgtagaatcttagggcgacggttctgtttgtgattgccttgttttttgctagtttccgctataggcattccgtactatacgataggtagtgccccggacagttcgcgtaccgtctcgtagtcggtatatagtccctagatatatagtctcctatatagttcgagcaggcctacttgtttatacacgtataggtttagtgtctatactattagcatttgaagtattagaggacacgaaaggataaggagtgcttttctactgtcttaaggctatattactagaccaggccttgttctatcgctagatccgccgctttcgcgtcttatagctatactattagcgccgaggccttcttgccttctagccatttcctatagagccaagtcgccttctagattagagagttaagagtgaccgggttgtcctcttagagagcgcgtaggtgaccctagttagttaggtcaaactccttaggtatatcgtagactaggatcgtaaattgtttcgttaagaccttcgctaatgccgtaaccttagatgcctactatagctatgcctctaggtgcctcctagcagtagtagagctagtatagatctatagagtaccgttagactattagtttactacgaccacccctagttagttgattcgttaggggagctccttgttcgatagcttcgtaacttcggcctagtcttcctttactataatacggatcgtaactgtatcgtacgttaggcgggggcctagtatcgataccgcgaccgatacctagctataggggtgttaattccgggtggccttactaatcgcctaggacgtcgtccttatttcttattaccctcggtaatacgatagtacaagcgccgtacgtagctaagtgatcattacctatagagaccggtaagggagctgatcgttagtttctatactttttacgtcctctataagttgctactagttgtcttaggggggcttcgcctatagggccgtaggcgccgttagtgccgtagcctaggctactattgcctaggagttgcctaatgtagctaggcacctccgcggcgtttagagctgaagaaatagggtgaagagagcttcaagctatccagattaaataaggtagaactcccttagtcctaggggtagtggcctgctttatatatcgttagaatagccttgataagagctttcgaatgtgtcttgttttggcgtagagatcgatgagCCGACGATCTATAGTCTGTCTCCcttccctagatatatatcactagcctttaatagcgggaaacctctaagatctagctcgagtatatacttaagtattaccctctcttctagctctataagcttcttcgaattaggctcgtagtcaccctaAGGAGGTCTCTATTTAATtaataccctagtatagttcgagacgcgtcgtatacctttatagtaagtcgattcgtaattgtcgcgtcgcgtttcgtagcctagatagctaaggtcagtttagcctcgtttgaagacaatatacgctgTAATGGTGGTTGTATAGCTGTATCTGTGGAAGTGGTATAGTTCTTAtcaaaagtggcccgctcggtagtgaAGTACGTTACTATAACTCTTACGATATTATATTAAGTACTATATCAAAAGCTATATTATGGCAGTTATGCTCGGCTACGGTTAGTAGATCGCAACACTCCATTAGCCGGTTATAGACTGTTTATACTGAGCCCGGACCCCGCTAAGATCGCTTCCTCGCTTTCGGCAGCGGAAGTGGCAGCTGAATGACGTGCCGATGGCCGACGCGCTTGCGCCGTTTGGTGTGGAAACAGTTGGCCTTTGACATTTGAGACCAACTTGCTACAAACAACACACACACACTACACGACCGCACCAGACCCCTTCACTGACGGTCATGGACATGGACACACCGACATACGACAGGATACGATAAGCACCAAGATGCGCCTTGCATACTACGCCGGCGCCTCCACGGCAGCCGCAGCAGCATGTCTGCTCAAGGCATTCCACCAGCGGCCCAACTTCTACAGCGCGACCGTCTACCTCTCCCAGTCGAACGCATGTCTCCTCATCCTGACGAATCTCCTCCTGGTCTTGGCGTGCAGCTTCATGTTCGCGCTGCAGCGACTACTCTATGGCCCATTACGACCCATTGAGATCGAGCAGTTGTCGGAGAAGGCATGGTACGCGGTACTGGACACCCTGTTGGCAATGCCGAGCTTCAGAGAAGATGTGGGAGGTTGGCTACTGACCATGTTTGTGCTGCTCTTGGCTGGGAAGGTGTGGGGCTGGATTGCAGAAGGACGGGTTGATATCTTCGAGCAACAGCCGCCTGCAAACCCGACTTTGTTCCATGTGCGGTTGGCGATGAGCTTGCTGGTGAGCTTCATCTTCGATGTGCTCATGTTGTGGTACTGCCTGGAGACCATCATAGCCAATCCCAAGCCAGGCATGATGGTCATCTTCACCTTCGAATTTGCGATTCTGGGCATATTTTCCTTGTTCACAGGACTGAGATACCTCTTGGCCTGCTATGAGGCCAAGGAAGTCAAGAAGCAGACGATGCTGGCTATTGAGACGCGCAAGGTCGAGATCCGGGAAGAAAGAGTAGCGGCACATGCAGCAGCAGTGGCAGCGGCAGCCCAGAACACAGCAGAGGATGGAACACCAGCGACCGTGCCCCCAATGGACGACTCACCCATCGACGTGGATGAGAATGAGGTGGATGTGCCAGGCTGGGAAGAGAAGAGACGATATCTGTTTGTGCTTGAAGTGGTGACAGACTTCATGAAGCTCATGATATACATCGTCTTCTTCACTGTTAGCATCACTTTCAACGGCCTGCCCATGCACATCATGCGCGACGTCTATATGACCTTCGCGTCGTTCAGCAAGCGAGTCTCCGACTATGTGGCATACCGAAAGGCAACCAGCGACATGAACACGAGATATCCGGACGCAACCACCGAAGAGATCCGAGGCGACCCCTGCATCGTGTGCAGAGACACGATGGTGTCTTGGGAACAACCGCCTGCCGCTGCAAACGCGCAGCCTGCGGGTGATCAGCCTGTCGCAGCGCCAGCGCCAGCTAGGCGAAGAGATGAGGGACTGAGGGCGAAGAAGCTACCTTGTGGACATATCCTACATCTACGATGTCTGAAGAGCTGGCTAGAGAGACAGCAAGTATGCCCTACTTGTCGCAGGCCTGTCGTCACCGCGACCGCACCGAATGCGCCTGCTGCCCCGGGCAATCCACCTGCACCCGGACAGCCCGGACAACAACAAGCACCAAGACCTCGTGCTAGAATCTTCAATCTTGGCCCGCTCAGAATTGGGCTGCTGAATGCACCGCAAGGCCAGATCCAGGACTTTATCAATCGCTTCCAGAACCCAGATGCGGCCAATCAGAATGCCGCAGGCGCAAATCAACAAGGACCGAATCATCTTGGTCTCCAGGTGCCATACGCCAATGGTCAAGCACAAATCCCCACAGGTACGCGAAGAACAGGACGCCGGTCGCAGGTGCCGATAGACGTGGGGATCATGCAGATGGAGCAGCGGATCATGCAGGAAGCACACAATCTTAACATCGAGCAGCAACAGCTCGCGACACTGCGGATGATGGAAGGAGAAATGGCTCGTCTCAGGGCACAGCACACTCCTACGCAGCAACCTGTTGGCGCGGGCGGTGCCGCAAGACAGGCCGCTATTGTGCAACAGATGGGGCGATTTCCGATGCCAGGCTTCATGCCGACGCAGCAACCTTTCATGCCACCCACACAACCGGAGGCGCTTCAGGGTAGTCCTGCACAACAGATGGGTCCGGGACATGAGAACCTACCACAGGGACTTATACTACCTGAAGGCTGGACCCTGATGCCTTTGCATCGAGTCGATCAGGAACATCATGCAGCACCACTTCAGGCTACGACACGGAACCTTGACAACCCAACGGCAGACGATGGGTCGACTTCTGCTAGACCAATTTCCGGTGATGACGACACAGCTACCTCCGCCGCGACAGAGACACCATCATCTGCCacgcagcagcagcagcagccaCAGCCGCCGCAACAAGTAGCGCAGAGTGCTGGACCTGTTGATGACACTGGCTCTCCACTGTTTGTACCGACAGCACCGAGAACTTCAGACACCACCAGCACTGAAGCAACGACAGCATCTTCAGATCAAACGCAATTCCAGCCAGCGCCGCAGATGATGACTCCGCAGACGCCCGCTGCGTCGTCATCATCGACACAAGACCCAACTCAGACCCCGTGGAGCGGCAGTAATTGGGGATTTGACCAACAACCCAGCCAAGCATCTACTGCCGAACCATCTTCAACTCCGGATAGCCAGGTAGCTGAACAGCCTTCTGGGCAGGAAGGGTATAGTGGCAAAGGTAAAGCCAGAGCAGTCGAAATGGAGGAGGTACCTGATCCGGAGGCAGGCAACTAGATGCGATCATGCTTAGCATGATATTGTATAGTCACGATCAGCGAAGAAGAGTACGAGACAGCATTAGAGGCGTTGGGCCGATGGAGATACCACTTCTTACGTATGAGTGATGGTTCTGAAATTTCGATTCAGAACCGTGTCCATTGTTTCAATCATGACCCATGGTGTATCTGTTGGTGCGTGATGTTACGGACGCATGCGCTGTATGGTAGGTGGATCCGTCCTTGCAACTCCCGTGCAGCATCATAACAGGCAAACCATTGTCATTGTCCCACTGTGTAAGGCAGACTAATCTGCGGGTATGTAGCATAAGCTTCATCTGGAGTCAGACTCGTGTATGTACCCTTCAACGTGTTGTTTGGCATACGTGGTGTACGGATTGACGTTGTGCTATCTCCAGATCGACGAAGTACACGATCACGAATCGAAACTGCGGCTTTCCTCGGCTACACAGACATTAGAAGCACTCCCAGACACTCTCAACATTAAAAAGAGAGTCCAAATACCATAACGTGAGATTTGTAGACTTTCTGCCTTTCTTCCGAGCATGTTGTCGTCGTCCCATGACTTTAGCTAGCACACTACCTCAAGACTAGATGCCTCAGGCCAAAGAATGGGATGGCGTATGCGTTGGGTTACTTGATCGTGCCATTGCTTCCAGCGACAATGCTACATGCGCTCAGTTTACAGCCTGGAGCCTTGTACCTCCACGTCATCCATCCGGGTTCCTCTCATGCATGGACCAGCGGGAACAGAAGCACGCACGATGTCACACTCAATTGAGGTAAGAATGCGAACGATGAAGCGCTGTCTTTTGACATCCAATGCTAGTCTTATATCGTCATTGCATACATCATTTTTGACCCAATCTTGTTACACCTTTCCAACATTACTGGCCCTGCGCCTTGTAAGACGCACCGGGGTACTGACCAAACAACTCATTCCTGAAGGCACCAAGCTGCGGGCATCCAAGAGCGCTGATCTGTGGTCCAAGGTTCTTTGTCAAGAAACTTGGAATCTGGCCGATGGGCTGGAGAAGTGGTGTCGCTGGATCGGCGAGACCGGCTTGGGAGGCTTGAAGGAGGAAGCAGGAGAGGTTGTTGCTGTAGGAACGTCAGTGTTATGAACTGGAATTGGGACAGTGATAGGATGAACATAC includes the following:
- a CDS encoding ERAD-associated E3 ubiquitin-protein ligase HRD1A is translated as MRLAYYAGASTAAAAACLLKAFHQRPNFYSATVYLSQSNACLLILTNLLLVLACSFMFALQRLLYGPLRPIEIEQLSEKAWYAVLDTLLAMPSFREDVGGWLLTMFVLLLAGKVWGWIAEGRVDIFEQQPPANPTLFHVRLAMSLLVSFIFDVLMLWYCLETIIANPKPGMMVIFTFEFAILGIFSLFTGLRYLLACYEAKEVKKQTMLAIETRKVEIREERVAAHAAAVAAAAQNTAEDGTPATVPPMDDSPIDVDENEVDVPGWEEKRRYLFVLEVVTDFMKLMIYIVFFTVSITFNGLPMHIMRDVYMTFASFSKRVSDYVAYRKATSDMNTRYPDATTEEIRGDPCIVCRDTMVSWEQPPAAANAQPAGDQPVAAPAPARRRDEGLRAKKLPCGHILHLRCLKSWLERQQVCPTCRRPVVTATAPNAPAAPGNPPAPGQPGQQQAPRPRARIFNLGPLRIGLLNAPQGQIQDFINRFQNPDAANQNAAGANQQGPNHLGLQVPYANGQAQIPTGTRRTGRRSQVPIDVGIMQMEQRIMQEAHNLNIEQQQLATLRMMEGEMARLRAQHTPTQQPVGAGGAARQAAIVQQMGRFPMPGFMPTQQPFMPPTQPEALQGSPAQQMGPGHENLPQGLILPEGWTLMPLHRVDQEHHAAPLQATTRNLDNPTADDGSTSARPISGDDDTATSAATETPSSATQQQQQPQPPQQVAQSAGPVDDTGSPLFVPTAPRTSDTTSTEATTASSDQTQFQPAPQMMTPQTPAASSSSTQDPTQTPWSGSNWGFDQQPSQASTAEPSSTPDSQVAEQPSGQEGYSGKGKARAVEMEEVPDPEAGN